Within Stella humosa, the genomic segment GGTCGCTCGTCGTCTATGCCGGGGCAATCACCAGGACCGAGGCCGACCCCGCGACGGGAGCCGAGGAGGAGCGTGAGATTCCGTTTCTCAAGGGCTACACCGTCTTCAACGTGCAGCAGATTGAGGGCTTGCCGGAGCGGTACGGCGTGCCGGCCGAGCCGGTGCCGCCGGCTTCACCGCTTTCCCGCATCGCGCAGGCGGAAAGCTTCTTCGCCGCGACGGGGGCCGACATCCGCCACGGCGGGCACCGCGCGTTCTATGCACCCGGGCCGGACCTGGTGCAGATGCCGCCCTTCGAGGCGTTCCGGGACGCCGAGAGCTATTATGCGACGCTGGCGCACGAGGTGACGCACTGGACGTCGCACAAGAGCCGGCTGGATCGCAGCTTCGGGCGCAAGCGCTTCGGCGATGAAGGCTATGCGATGGAAGAGCTTGTTGCCGAGCTTGGCGCGGCGTTCCTGTCGGCCGACCTGGCGTTGACGCCCGAGGTACGGGACGACCATGCGGCCTATATCGGGTCGTGGCTGAAGGTGCTGAAAGGGGATCGCCGCGCCATCTTCACGGCCGCCAGCCATGCCCAGCGGGCGGCGGATTTCCTCCATGGGACGCAGGGGCGGGAGATCGCGGCTTGAACACCGGGCGGGCGGTGGGGGTCTTCCTACCGCCCGTCAGTTCGGCTTGATCACGACGCCGTGGCCGCCGGGGAAATCGGCATCGCCGCTGTTGCCGTAGTTGACCCCGCCCGCCGTGGTAGAGCCGCCGCCGGGAACGAGGGCGCTTCCGCCGCCGCCACCGCCGCCGCCCCTGGTGCTGCTACCAGCATCGCCGCCACGGCCGCGCAGAAGTCCACCGCCGCCGCCGCCACCGCCGCCACCACCGTAGTAGTTGCCGCCGCCACAGTCACCGCCGGAACTGCCGCCTCCATGGCCGTCTGCTCTACCGTCGGTGCCGCCTGTATTGGCGCCGCTTCCGCCCTCTCCTCCAAGTGACGCGTCGGAGCCGTTCCCGCCCGCGGTTCCACCTCCGCCTCCGCCGCCGCCTCCCGCCCGGCCGCCATGACCGCACCAGCTGTTGCTGTCGCCGCCTTTTCCACCGCCGCCAGGGGCGATCAACAGATTGGTTCCCCTCGGCGCAGGCCGGAGGCGCCACCGCCCGCACCGCCGTCGGCGCCTTTGGCATCGCCCCCGCCATCTCCGCCGCTCCCGCTGCTCCCGCCCGTCCATACCCCGCCGCCACTGACGATGACCGTCAGGGTTTCGCCGGGCGTGACGGCGATATTTCCGCCAGTGTATCCGCCATAGCCGCCGCTGTTGCCTCCTCTAGCACCCCACGCTTTTACGTTGATCGAGGTGACGCCGGCCGGGACGACGAAGCTGTGCGAACCGGCGCTCGTCCATGAGACGGATGCGCCGGTGCTGACGCTCCAATCCTCGGCGTAGGTGCCGACCGTGACGGTGGCGACATGCGAGGTGCTGAAGGAACCGCTCGTCAGGCGAAGCTGGAGCCGTTGGTTGTTCTGGATCGTCGCCGGGCCGGAGGTCCAATCGGTCACGACAGACGAACAGGTGCCGTTGCTGCAAATGCGAAACTGGGGGCTGCCCTGGCCCGCAATCGAGACGGTGACGTTGCCGTCGATGCCGCTGATCTGGAGGATGTTCGAGGTAAGGAGTGTCGTTAGCGCCTGGTTCGTCAAGTCGGTGAAGTTGAAGGCGTTCGGTGTCGTATCCTGCCAGCCGGCGGCGGTGCCGGAGAGGTTGGCAACGGCGTTGATCGTTCCGTCCGCCACAGTGAGGGTGCTGGCCAAGGCGCCATCCACTGTCGCCTTGGGCCGCACGTCGATGACGCAGGTCTCGTCCTTCGCCAGTGTCTTGCCAGCGCAGTCGTCCCCGACATAGCCACCGCCGCTGTAGAACTCGAAATTGGTGACGTTGGACAGGATCGCTGAGAACAGCGTGGTTTCAATCTCGCCGGTGTTCTGGACGAGGAAGCTGACGACATCGCCATAGGCCGGGGCGCCAGGGCCGGTCACGTTCATGCCGGATTGCGGTGTGGGCGTGATGGTGAGGGCCGCCGGCGCAGCGTCGCGGGTGGTGATGAGCCACGGCCGGACGATGGACCCGAGGGTCAGGGTATAGGTCCGGTCGGTTTCCGGGGTGGGCGCAGCGGTGCCCTTCACCGAGATCATGTCGCCGGCGGCGATCGACGCCGTGGCACCGATCTCGACGCCGTTGACCAGGATGACCGCGCCGCCATCGACGCTCACCGTCCGGTTGCCGTTGAACCCGGCGAAGGAGATTTCGTTGGAGGTATGCTCGCTGCCGAGCACGGCGTTGGTGACCGGGTTAAAGTTGCCCGAGGCGGAGACGACGCCGCCGACCTCTACCCATCCCGTGTCGGTGCAAACCTGCACCGTGCCCATCTCAAAGCGCATGAGGCCGATGGCGGCGGGGGTGCAGGCTTCGTCCGGATGGGACTGCAACTGCCCCGAGCCGCCACCGCCCGCAAGGATCGCCTCCCCGTAGATCGCCGGCCGCACCATGTCGTCGCTGCCAGGCGGCTTGTCGATCAGCGGCACGTCGGGGATATCGTCGTCGTTGGCGTCGAGCCAGGCGTTGCAGGTGGTTTGAAACACCCGATCCGGCCCGCTGCTGATGACGACCAGCACCGGTTGCGTCGGAAGCTCCGTTCCGCCAAGCCGCGCGGCACCGCTGCCGCCGCAGTCGACTACGTCGTCCGCGACCGTCGTGTCGCCGTGATCCCAGACGCAATAGCCGTAGTCGTTCTTCCAGGGATCGGCGACCGCCGCGCCGACCTGAAGCGGGATCAGACCGCCGCCGGCCGGGGTGCCTTGTCCGACATTGGGCGCCCGCCATGGCAGGGGCTCAATGAATCCGTCGCTGTCGCAATCGCCCGTCTGGGATGTGCGTGCCTGGCTGACCAGAAGCTGCGAGGCCGCCATCAGGTCGGTGCTGGCCTCGTTGCGCAGCGTCACCGTGGACATGCTGCGCATCGGCCCCTTGATATTGCTCATCACGGCCGAGCCGAGAAGCCCGACGACTGCGACCGCGCCGAAGAGCATGAAGAAGATGTTGCCGGCGGTTGGGCCTGGCGTGTCGCCGGTCGTCGACGGCGGTAGTGGCCGCTTGGGCCAGCGCAGCCAGACATAGGTGATGCAGGCGCCGAGCAGGATGCTCGATAGAATGATTGCAGACAGGTAAAAGGCTGTTTGCTCGATCAGGGAAAGGCAGGTGTCATCCAATACGCAGTCGTAGAATTTTAAGTGCCCGTCCCGATCCATGAATGCCTACGAATAATGGTTCCTTTTTGCTAGTATTTATTATGACCGATAAATGCTTGCTGGAAAGCTAATTTGTCTTCGGATTTGACGTCCTGTGGATAGTTTATTGCTGCCACCGCCTCCTCCATATCCAGAAGTTGCGCGCATCGGCAATGCGCGAAAAGGAACCATTTCAAGCGGTTCTCCACAGGATTTCAATACGTTAATCGGCCCGGATCTGGAAGCGAATGCCGCTCCGGAGCAGGATAGTACGGATGAAAATCGGCTACGCACGGGTATCTACGGAAGAACAGAACCTGGACCTTCAACGCGAGGCGCTGGAGAGCGCCGGTTGCGCCGAAATATTCGAAGACAAAGTGTCCGGCGCGCGCCGTGTGATCCGAACGGGTTTGGCTGCTGCCGTGGACCGCTGCGGCGAGGGCGATGTCCTGGTTGCCTGGAAGTTGGATCGCCTTGGACGCAGCCTGTTCGACCTTGTCGAGTTGGCCGAGACGCTGACGGCGAAAGGCGCCGGGATGAAGGTGCTGACCGGGCAGGGGGCGAGCATCGATACGACGCGGGCCGAGGGACGCCTGATATTCGGCATATTCGCCGCGCTGGCGGAGTTCGAGCGAGAATTGATCCGCGAACGCACGAAGGCGGGGATGGCGGCAGCCCGTCGGCGCGGTGTCAAGTTCGGGCGGCCGGCGAAGCTTACCGCTCACCAGCTCGCCCACGCGCGCAGCCTCATCGATCGTGGTGAGGAAACCCGGGCCAGCGCCGCTGTGCTGCTTGGCGTCGATGTCTCGACGCTGAGACGGGCGCTTCGAAGGTGATCCGTGTCAGCAGTTGCGGGCTTCTTCCCGCCGCATCGACCGGGTCAATGTCCAGGGCGCGATGCCCAGCTCCTTGGCAACACTGGTGATGGTCACATCGGCCTGTGCCAACCGCCGGTTGGCATAGGCCAACTGATCGGCATCCAGCTTGGGCGGTCGGCCGAGCCTGGCGCCTCGCAGGCGAGCCGCCGCCAGTCCTTCGCGCGTCCGTTGGGCCAGCGTTCGCCGCTCGAACTCCGCAAACGCTGACATGACCGTATAGACCAGCATGCCGGCGGGACTGGTGGTGTCGACTTGGAGGTTGGCGATCTGGAGTTCGACCCCGCGCGAGCGCAGCCTATCAATCTCCGTCAGAGCGTCGATCACCGACCGGAACGCGCGATCCAGATCCCAGACGACCAGAGCGTCGCCCGGTACGAGAAGGGCCAAAACTTCCTCGTAGACGGGCCTCCGCCGGCTGACGGCGGACAGCCGTTCGATATGCAGTTCATCGCAGAGCGGCTCCAGGCCGATGATCTGGCGGTCGGGCCGTTGCTCGATCGTAGAGACTCGCAGATATCCTATTTTCTTCATTAATTCAGCAGCTTGAGACCTTTCCGCGCCACCCGCGGCGCACAACACAATCGACCCTTTCCGTGAGCCTCCAGGCAGACGGGTTTGGCGCATCGTGGGATGGCGCCGAACCGCGGCCAGCCAATAGTTATGCCTATAGTATGCCATGGTTCGTAAACAATATGGAAATTTCAACAATAATGGTCGATTGTGTTGAAGGTATTTGGAGCAAAGAAGTCTTTGAGGTTGGCGGTTTCGGCCATCGTCATGGGTGCCGGACTTGGCATCGATGTGCCGGGCGCTTCGGCGCAGGAAATGACCGCGGGCGTCATCCTGGAGAAGATGTCCGGGGCCGAGAGGGTGGCCTACCTCGCCGGCATCATCGAGGGGCTAGCCTACGCGAGATACGTCAAGGACGATAAGCAGGCCGCCGGTATGGGCTGCATCTACGACTGGTTCTACAAAACGCGCGGCCGTAGCCTCGATATCGAGAAGGCCTTTGGCCGGTACAAGGAGCACTCGCCAGGCGCCATCGTTGCCGCCCTCGTGACGAAGGAGTGCGGCAAGTAGATGGAGCAAACTCGCGCCCCTCATTCCTGGAAAGCCGAATTCGCCCGCCGCGCCGAGTGGCAGCGTGCGGACCGCGAGCGGTTCAACGAGGAGCAGCGGAAAAAGCAGAAGCAGGAACAGGAGAAGGCCCGGATCGAGGAGCAGGCCGACATGATGCTTCTCGGTGCGGTGCTGGCCAGCGAGCCGCAGATCACGGCGTTCAAGGTCCGGCTAGATACCTATGACGCGGCAACCGTCGAGGCGCTTCAGCAGAACGAGCAGCTGCTAGTTCAGGTGCGTGAGCGGATCGATGCGATGCTGTTCGAAGCGCACGTCCTTCCCGATGGCCGCCGGGTGTTCCGGACCCGCGACGGCAAGCAGGTCTTTGACGAGCACGGCCAGGAGATCGAGCCAGAGATCGTCGACCCGCGGCAGATCGATCCTCGCAGGCCGTTCTGGGAAGACTACCGTGACGAGGTGGCGACCGAAGCCCGTCTACGTGCAGAACGGGAGCAGCTCCACCAATATCAGGACCGCTTGGACCAAGCCCGCGAGCAGGTGCGGGAGGGGAGTATCACCGAGCGCGAGCTGGATGACCTTGGTGCCGATCTCGACCAGGCGATGCCTGCCTCCGTCCGCAGGGTCCTAGACCGACAGGCAGGCAAGGAGCCGGCCTCCAAGAGAGACGGTCAGGACCGGCCTGCCGATGGGCAATCGTTGGACCGCCGCGTCGACCAATTTCAGGGGCCTGCGAAAGCGCTCGCGCCAGGCTAGGTGAGGCCCTGCCGCCCCCGTCTCCATGGTGTCCCCGGCCTCTCTTGTCCCCAACATCTTGAAATGTCCGACACGCGATGCCATTGTGTCGCACACGGTCGGACGCGAACATTCTCAACGATAACGCGTCATCCGCATTTCCGGCGAGGGAGGAGAACAAAACGGTACTTTCCCGGTTCGTTCCCGGGGGATCGGAGATGCTGTGAAGAGGAGCCGCCTCCCATCTGCGCCCGCGGTCCATCAGGAATCTCCGCATCGCAGTTTTCGGCACCGGCCGAGCAACATCGTCATCCAGGCCTTTCTCGACCACGTTCGAGCCACCGGCCGCCCCGAAACGTTTGAAGGGCTGTTCTGGGGCAAGATCGAGAAGGACGCCGAATTCGTAAAGCTCAAGCCCTTCGACATTGAACGGGGCCTTCGGCCGCGCGGCGAGATGGTCCCGTGTCCTATGTGTCAGCCCAACAAATTCCTGGAAGGTTCGCTGATCTGGGTCCCATCCCTTCAGGTCATGGCGGTGATCGGGCACTGCTGCGCATCCGCCGAGACCCGTATCCGGGCGCACGAAGAGTACGAGAAAAAGCGCGTTCGAGATGAAGATGAGACGTTCTTGATGGCCGAGCTTCCGCTCGTGCTGAGGCGCCTGGCAGTGGTCAAGCGGGTTCGCCCGATCGCCGTCGAAGCTCGGCGCATCCATGGACAGCTGCGAACCAAAGGCGATCCTATTCATCGCGCGCTGCGAAACATCAAGCAGCAGCAAGGAGGCCGATTGTCGGTAAGCGAGCGCATCCATCACGAACCAGGGTGGGAAGGCCCACGCGGCCTTCGGACGCGGGATGGTGATGTCGATGTTCGCGAAATCGAGTTCGGGAGCATGGAGGGAATGGTCGCGCTGATCGGCGATTATGAGCCGGTACGTGAGCTCGATGAGATTGAGCGCCGCCTCATTCCTCATGCAGGACCGGCGACCGAAGCGGCGGCTTTGGAGTACGCCATCGAACTGGGGGAATCCGGGAGACGCAGCAGGGCGGTTGTCGATCTTCGCGAAGCCGACCGAACCTTTGGCAAGTTTGTGGCCCGCCTCAACGATTTTCGAGCGTTCTTCGGCGCCAGCAATTTTCGGCGGCTCAAGGAATGGGCTGACCATCCTCGGAATCCGCGTCGGCTTCAGGTCCTGCGGAGTGCCCGCGCCGGCATCGTCACCTGCGCACTATGGGGCGACGGCTACTACTTCACCGTCGATATCGACCCCATCTTGGCCACCGAGCTTCCAGAGTGGCCCAGGGAAAACGCCTTTAGCGAGCACGAGATCGAGGGCGCTGTACTCTCATCCGCCAAAGCATCGTGACTGTGTGAGGGAATTCTATGGGAGCGTATTGTACAGCACAGGTTTGCCTAAACGGCCACTGTATCGCTAGCATGGCGGAGGATAGTCCTGGCCTTTTGTCTAAATATTGCGGGCAGTGTGGCGCCGCCACAATTCTCAAATGCCCATCCTGCCAAGCAGGTATCCGTGGCTATTTTTACGTTCCGGGTGTGATCAGTATCAGTGAATACCATCCACCGAGCTTCTGCTTTAGCTGCGGCTCGGCGTTTCCATGGACCGCGAGCCGTCTTCGCGCTGCCGAGGATCTCGTGGATGAGATGGATGAGCTGTCCGATGACGAGAAACGGACCCTGAAGCAATCGGTCGCGGAGATGACCCGAGATACGTCGGCAACGGAACTGGCTAGCGTTCGCTACAAAAAGCTCTTGGGCAAGGCGGGAAAAGGCATCGGGACTGCACTCAATTCCGTCACGGTGTCCGTCATTACCGAGGCCGCCAAGAGGCTGCTGCTATGACCGGCTCAGCAAGCGGTGGCGCTTGCGCCGACCCTAAACGAGACTGACGGCCAGATTCTTTCCGACTGCCGAGGCAGCCTTCACGAGCGTGTCCAGCTGAACGCGGTCGTTCTGCGGGTCGAGCAGGCGGGCGAGCTGGGTCGCGCTGGTCTTCATCCGGCGCGCCATCTCCGACTTCGAGATCTTTTGCGTCGTCATCTCGTGCGCGATCTGGAGCGCGATAGTGCGCTTGATCGCCGTCGCCGTGACCTCGTCGTAGATGCCTTCGTCGCGCAGAAAGCTCTCGAAGCTCTCGCCGATATGCGGGTTCCTATTCATGGCGCTGCACCTCCTTCATGCGGGTTGCTGCCAGTTTCAATTCCTTGTCAGGCGTCTTCTGCGTCTTCTTCACGAAGCCGTGCAGCAGGACCATCCGGCTCCCCACCAGCACGAAGAACACCCGGGCGATCCGGCCCGACGAAATGTTCGAGCGGATCTCGTAGAGCCCCTTGATCCCCTTCATGGGCGCGCATTTGGGCATGCCCACCGGCCAGCAGAACTCCAGGGTCGCGATGTCCTCGCCGATCGCCTTGCGATCCTCCGGCTCCAACTCCATGAGCCATTCCCGAACCGGCCGTCTCCCCGTATCCGTCGTGTAGAATGCTGCCTGTAATGTCTTCCGGGGTACGGTCATCAACGATCCTTACCTTGTAGAATATACCGTATAAGGTTAATTGTCAACGATGACCTATTCCGGCCCGGGCGCCGACGGCTGTCGGCGCCGGGTCCGGCGGAGCGGCGAAGGCTCCATGGTCGGCTCGGGCAGGCTGGTCCCCATGGTCAGGTAGGTCCCGATCTCCCGGTTCAAGCGGCCGGTCTCGACGGTGTGGATGCGACGCGCCTGCCGGATCTCGTGCTGGAGCCGGCGGCGTTCGGCCAGTTGCTGTTCGATCAGCGCCTGCTTCTCGGCGCGGTCGCGCTTGCCGGCGAGGGCGGCTTCCTGCGCGTTCTGCTCCCGAATCTTCTTGCTGCGGCCGGTAACCCAGTCCCACAGGCCGAGCAGCCCCTTGCGCAGGCGGTTGGCGCGCTGGCGGCTTTCGAGGATGGTGCGGGTTTCCTGGACGGCTTTCAGGTCCTGGCGCACGACCCGCTGCCGCTGGACGAGTTGGAGGCGTTTGGCGTCCATCGCCATCTTCCGCTCGGCGAATTCGGCATCCGCTGCCGCGATGTGTGCTCGCAGCTTCGCCGTCATGCGCGACGCCAGGTCCGCCCTGGTCCGCTCGACCGTCGGCAGGTCCTGCGGGTCGCCGAGCCGAGCGGCGATCTCCTTCGGCTTGATGCTGAGCCAGCGGGAGAGGGAATAGACCTCGCCTTTATAGTCGACGGCGACGAAGCCGCGGCGGTCGCCCTGAGCGAGGTAGTAGCCCTTGGCGGCGAGCGCGTTGGCGAAGGCGGCGCGGGAGTCCGAGACCGACCAGCATTCCTGGAGCAGCGCCTTCTGTGCCTTGGGGTCGACCTTGGCGCGGCGCGCCTGCTGCCATTCCTGCCGGGTGAAGTTCAGTGGGTCGCGATTGCGGCTATCGGCCAGGCCCGCAGGCATCCGCCAGCCATGCTCCAGGTAGAGCTGACGGGACAGGTCGTGCAGCTTGCGCTTGAAGTGCGGCAGGTGGACCGCGCGCATGGTTTGTGCGTCGATCCTGGACCAGACGCAGTGCGCATGGCGCCGTCCTTCCTTCTCATGGAAGACGATGGCGCGCGGCTGGCC encodes:
- a CDS encoding type II secretion system protein, which codes for MDRDGHLKFYDCVLDDTCLSLIEQTAFYLSAIILSSILLGACITYVWLRWPKRPLPPSTTGDTPGPTAGNIFFMLFGAVAVVGLLGSAVMSNIKGPMRSMSTVTLRNEASTDLMAASQLLVSQARTSQTGDCDSDGFIEPLPWRAPNVGQGTPAGGGLIPLQVGAAVADPWKNDYGYCVWDHGDTTVADDVVDCGGSGAARLGGTELPTQPVLVVISSGPDRVFQTTCNAWLDANDDDIPDVPLIDKPPGSDDMVRPAIYGEAILAGGGGSGQLQSHPDEACTPAAIGLMRFEMGTVQVCTDTGWVEVGGVVSASGNFNPVTNAVLGSEHTSNEISFAGFNGNRTVSVDGGAVILVNGVEIGATASIAAGDMISVKGTAAPTPETDRTYTLTLGSIVRPWLITTRDAAPAALTITPTPQSGMNVTGPGAPAYGDVVSFLVQNTGEIETTLFSAILSNVTNFEFYSGGGYVGDDCAGKTLAKDETCVIDVRPKATVDGALASTLTVADGTINAVANLSGTAAGWQDTTPNAFNFTDLTNQALTTLLTSNILQISGIDGNVTVSIAGQGSPQFRICSNGTCSSVVTDWTSGPATIQNNQRLQLRLTSGSFSTSHVATVTVGTYAEDWSVSTGASVSWTSAGSHSFVVPAGVTSINVKAWGARGGNSGGYGGYTGGNIAVTPGETLTVIVSGGGVWTGGSSGSGGDGGGDAKGADGGAGGGASGLRRGEPIC
- a CDS encoding helix-turn-helix domain-containing protein; the protein is MNRNPHIGESFESFLRDEGIYDEVTATAIKRTIALQIAHEMTTQKISKSEMARRMKTSATQLARLLDPQNDRVQLDTLVKAASAVGKNLAVSLV
- a CDS encoding recombinase family protein, which gives rise to MKIGYARVSTEEQNLDLQREALESAGCAEIFEDKVSGARRVIRTGLAAAVDRCGEGDVLVAWKLDRLGRSLFDLVELAETLTAKGAGMKVLTGQGASIDTTRAEGRLIFGIFAALAEFERELIRERTKAGMAAARRRGVKFGRPAKLTAHQLAHARSLIDRGEETRASAAVLLGVDVSTLRRALRR
- a CDS encoding ArdC family protein, producing MKTDIYTRLTDQIVADLEKGVRPWMKPWSGGNTEGRIFRPLRHNGEPYRGINVLMLWGAAIEKGYAAPYWMTFRQAKEMGAHVKKGEQGSLVVYAGAITRTEADPATGAEEEREIPFLKGYTVFNVQQIEGLPERYGVPAEPVPPASPLSRIAQAESFFAATGADIRHGGHRAFYAPGPDLVQMPPFEAFRDAESYYATLAHEVTHWTSHKSRLDRSFGRKRFGDEGYAMEELVAELGAAFLSADLALTPEVRDDHAAYIGSWLKVLKGDRRAIFTAASHAQRAADFLHGTQGREIAA
- a CDS encoding relaxase/mobilization nuclease domain-containing protein, with amino-acid sequence MILKASQRAGGKQLAVHLLRMDENDHVEVHELRGFVADDLNGAFHEAYAVSRGTKCRQFLFSLSLNPPETENVPVEAFEAAIDTIEERLGLTGQPRAIVFHEKEGRRHAHCVWSRIDAQTMRAVHLPHFKRKLHDLSRQLYLEHGWRMPAGLADSRNRDPLNFTRQEWQQARRAKVDPKAQKALLQECWSVSDSRAAFANALAAKGYYLAQGDRRGFVAVDYKGEVYSLSRWLSIKPKEIAARLGDPQDLPTVERTRADLASRMTAKLRAHIAAADAEFAERKMAMDAKRLQLVQRQRVVRQDLKAVQETRTILESRQRANRLRKGLLGLWDWVTGRSKKIREQNAQEAALAGKRDRAEKQALIEQQLAERRRLQHEIRQARRIHTVETGRLNREIGTYLTMGTSLPEPTMEPSPLRRTRRRQPSAPGPE
- a CDS encoding type II toxin-antitoxin system RelE/ParE family toxin, whose protein sequence is MELEPEDRKAIGEDIATLEFCWPVGMPKCAPMKGIKGLYEIRSNISSGRIARVFFVLVGSRMVLLHGFVKKTQKTPDKELKLAATRMKEVQRHE
- a CDS encoding recombinase family protein, whose product is MKKIGYLRVSTIEQRPDRQIIGLEPLCDELHIERLSAVSRRRPVYEEVLALLVPGDALVVWDLDRAFRSVIDALTEIDRLRSRGVELQIANLQVDTTSPAGMLVYTVMSAFAEFERRTLAQRTREGLAAARLRGARLGRPPKLDADQLAYANRRLAQADVTITSVAKELGIAPWTLTRSMRREEARNC
- a CDS encoding DUF2321 domain-containing protein; translation: MAEDSPGLLSKYCGQCGAATILKCPSCQAGIRGYFYVPGVISISEYHPPSFCFSCGSAFPWTASRLRAAEDLVDEMDELSDDEKRTLKQSVAEMTRDTSATELASVRYKKLLGKAGKGIGTALNSVTVSVITEAAKRLLL